The Agromyces mariniharenae genome includes a window with the following:
- a CDS encoding heme-degrading domain-containing protein, whose product MSELQDRLVAEDAELRFAAFTLDDAWELGVRLRAAAAERELPVAIAIWLGPQRVFHAALPGASADNDGWLDRKHRVVERFGQASLLVGEAFRANGEDFDTHARLDPREYAAHGGVVPIRLEGGVVIGAVGVSGLPQQDDHDLVVEHLRAYLLERRTS is encoded by the coding sequence ATGAGCGAGCTTCAGGACCGCCTCGTGGCCGAGGACGCCGAACTGCGCTTCGCGGCCTTCACGCTCGACGACGCGTGGGAGCTCGGCGTCCGGCTCCGCGCGGCCGCCGCCGAGCGCGAGCTGCCGGTCGCGATCGCGATCTGGCTCGGGCCGCAGCGCGTGTTCCACGCGGCGCTGCCCGGCGCGAGCGCCGACAACGACGGCTGGCTCGACCGCAAGCACCGCGTCGTGGAGCGGTTCGGGCAGGCGTCGCTGCTCGTCGGCGAGGCGTTCCGCGCGAACGGCGAGGACTTCGACACGCACGCGCGGCTCGACCCGCGGGAGTACGCCGCACATGGCGGCGTCGTGCCGATCCGCCTCGAGGGCGGCGTCGTCATCGGCGCGGTCGGCGTCTCGGGCCTGCCGCAGCAGGACGACCACGACCTCGTCGTGGAGCACCTTCGCGCGTACCTCCTGGAGCGGCGCACGAGCTGA
- a CDS encoding DUF2510 domain-containing protein, with protein MTNDVALQAPAGWYPDPSDASSQRWWDGARWTGHVVPALRPYGEHLEPQRVPSGTLVGTVWIWLVVAVPVLPVLLLFGFDMSDYMLRSMTDPSAVMLMYLDPWYLGSVVVGWGAYGATVLFAYFDYAALGRLRYARRFHWAWAFLWSLVYVIGRSVLVRRQAGRGSAPMHVAIWSTVLVFVTTMVWFTMMSVEAMSGIVDVAETYGTRL; from the coding sequence ATGACGAACGACGTCGCCCTGCAGGCGCCCGCAGGCTGGTACCCCGACCCCTCGGATGCGTCGTCGCAGCGCTGGTGGGACGGCGCCCGGTGGACCGGCCACGTCGTCCCCGCCCTCCGGCCGTACGGAGAGCACCTCGAGCCTCAGCGGGTACCGTCGGGGACACTCGTCGGCACCGTCTGGATCTGGCTCGTGGTGGCCGTGCCGGTGCTCCCCGTGCTGCTCCTGTTCGGGTTCGACATGAGCGACTACATGCTTCGATCGATGACCGATCCGTCCGCCGTGATGCTGATGTACCTCGACCCGTGGTACCTGGGCAGCGTCGTGGTCGGTTGGGGCGCCTACGGCGCGACGGTGCTGTTCGCCTACTTCGACTACGCCGCTCTGGGCCGGCTCCGATACGCCCGGCGATTCCATTGGGCCTGGGCGTTCCTGTGGTCGCTCGTCTACGTGATCGGCCGTTCGGTCCTCGTACGCCGACAAGCCGGCCGCGGCTCGGCTCCGATGCATGTGGCGATCTGGTCGACCGTGCTCGTGTTCGTCACGACGATGGTCTGGTTCACGATGATGAGCGTGGAGGCGATGTCGGGCATCGTCGACGTCGCCGAGACCTACGGGACGCGGCTGTAG
- a CDS encoding chaplin family protein: MKRLALRALYATLFAGGLTLLGAGVAHASETGGDDGILSGTQLGISIEAPVTVSGNAISVIGDSHSSDATTLVATGGGSEPVAVTSGDDGIGSGTQALVDVSAPVTIAGNAISVIGDSSSSDASTAVVTSEPAAASESTAASGGGSATTSGEDSILGGTQALIDLSAPITVSGNAISVIGDATAKDAETRVATGGSGDGTAHGGDAWTSGEDSILGGTQLLADLDLPVTVAGNAVSVIGDARSKDAETRVATGGSGDGTAHGGDAWTSGEDSILGGTQLLADLDLPVTVAGNAVSVIGDATSRDATTVVTTGTGGGSATTDGSDGLLGGTQLIPVLSLPITIGGNAISVIGDSTTDGATTVVNPPVDPVDPVDPVDPVDPTDPTDPTDPSNPTGPGGSDGSTVASSHGTRVIPAAATLASTGANADLAGLAVLVLIAGAGLLLTKRYSLHR, from the coding sequence ATGAAGCGATTGGCCTTGAGGGCGCTGTACGCGACCCTCTTCGCCGGGGGGCTCACGCTCCTCGGAGCCGGCGTGGCGCACGCGTCCGAAACGGGCGGCGACGACGGCATCCTCTCCGGAACCCAGCTCGGGATCTCGATCGAGGCCCCGGTCACGGTGAGCGGCAATGCGATCTCCGTCATCGGGGACTCGCACTCGTCGGATGCCACGACCCTCGTCGCCACGGGCGGAGGATCCGAGCCCGTCGCCGTCACCTCGGGTGACGACGGCATCGGCTCGGGGACGCAGGCCCTGGTCGACGTCTCGGCGCCGGTGACGATCGCGGGCAACGCGATCTCGGTGATCGGCGACAGCTCGTCGAGCGACGCCTCCACGGCGGTCGTGACGTCGGAGCCGGCTGCGGCATCCGAGTCGACCGCGGCATCCGGTGGCGGGTCGGCGACGACGAGCGGCGAGGACTCGATCCTCGGCGGCACGCAGGCGCTCATCGACCTGTCGGCACCGATCACCGTCAGCGGCAACGCGATCTCGGTGATCGGGGACGCGACGGCGAAGGACGCCGAGACCCGGGTCGCCACCGGCGGCTCCGGCGACGGCACCGCCCACGGCGGCGACGCGTGGACGTCGGGCGAGGACTCCATCCTCGGCGGCACCCAGCTGCTCGCGGACCTCGACCTCCCGGTCACGGTCGCCGGCAACGCCGTCTCCGTGATCGGGGACGCCAGGTCGAAGGACGCCGAGACCCGGGTCGCCACCGGCGGCTCCGGCGACGGCACCGCCCACGGCGGCGACGCGTGGACCTCGGGCGAGGACTCCATCCTCGGCGGCACCCAGCTGCTCGCGGACCTCGACCTCCCGGTCACGGTCGCCGGCAACGCCGTCTCCGTGATCGGGGACGCCACGTCGCGCGACGCGACGACGGTGGTGACGACGGGAACCGGGGGCGGTTCCGCCACGACGGACGGATCCGACGGGCTGCTCGGGGGAACACAGCTCATCCCGGTCCTGTCCCTGCCCATCACGATCGGCGGAAACGCGATCTCGGTCATCGGCGACAGCACGACGGACGGGGCGACGACCGTCGTCAACCCGCCCGTCGACCCGGTCGACCCCGTCGACCCGGTGGACCCCGTCGATCCGACGGATCCGACCGACCCGACCGATCCGTCGAACCCGACGGGCCCGGGCGGCTCGGACGGCTCGACGGTGGCGTCGTCGCACGGGACGAGGGTGATCCCGGCCGCAGCGACGCTCGCCTCCACGGGCGCGAACGCCGACCTCGCGGGACTGGCCGTGCTGGTGCTCATCGCCGGCGCGGGCCTGCTCCTCACGAAGCGGTACTCACTCCACCGTTGA
- a CDS encoding nitroreductase family protein — protein sequence MTLVTDLTSRKADTTAPLIHPLVERWSPRAYDPTAEVSTDVLRTILEAARWAPSANNTQPWRFIVARRGSDAFTTVHDALMGFNQAWADSAAVLIVNIAETADAEGKPRPWARYDLGQAVAHLTVQAQHEGLHTHQMGGFDGARIAQAFGLADHLEVVSITAIGVLGDVDALPEPLREREVAPRMRKPLDELVVAGE from the coding sequence ATGACCCTCGTCACCGACCTCACCTCCCGCAAGGCCGACACCACCGCGCCGCTCATCCACCCGCTCGTCGAGCGCTGGAGCCCGCGCGCCTACGACCCCACGGCCGAGGTCTCGACCGACGTGCTCCGCACCATCCTCGAGGCCGCCCGTTGGGCGCCGTCGGCGAACAACACCCAGCCGTGGCGCTTCATCGTCGCCCGCCGCGGCAGCGACGCGTTCACGACCGTGCACGACGCGCTCATGGGCTTCAACCAGGCCTGGGCCGACTCCGCCGCGGTGCTCATCGTGAACATCGCCGAGACCGCCGACGCCGAGGGCAAGCCCCGCCCCTGGGCACGCTACGACCTCGGCCAGGCCGTCGCGCACCTCACCGTCCAGGCGCAGCACGAGGGCCTGCACACCCACCAGATGGGCGGCTTCGACGGCGCCCGCATCGCGCAGGCCTTCGGCCTCGCCGACCACCTCGAGGTCGTCTCGATCACCGCGATCGGCGTGCTCGGCGACGTCGACGCGCTCCCCGAGCCCCTGCGCGAGCGCGAGGTCGCTCCGCGCATGCGCAAGCCGCTCGACGAGCTGGTCGTCGCGGGCGAGTAG
- a CDS encoding carboxylesterase/lipase family protein: MPELLGRATGAEPRLVETDAGALRGVRRSGVRSWRGIPYGDSTAGEHRFRAPRPAPGWDGVRDAIEFGPVAPQNRRGQFIGAHPGLARSEDCLSLNVIAPDEPVEGRPVMVFIHGGAYSVGSSGEYPRQGELLVRRHGVVYVSLNYRLGALGWLDFRRYATERHPLECNLGLRDQVLALEWVRRNIGAFGGDPGNVTLFGESSGGNSVTTLMTVPATEGLFARAIAQSAPSAAVYTAAVAARVADEYVRMLGGMVGHDDLADSAEGASLLLRTADATVLAEATTALSLRTPDERPGTLSLAPVIDGEFLPERPLDAFRDGGAHRIPLIIGTNDREGSLFQGRIGILPTTKPRIRAIFANTRKKARKAIKRQYPGLPDPRPAADFGGDITFWFPTVKVGERHSRYAPVYFYRFDAAPRIARLIGLDATHGLDLFALFEKFDTWTGVGLTLLGGRRMFREVGRRMQRHWTAFAASGAPEPTWPRYDEAARRTLVFDRVDRVESDPRRAKRLAWQAFVPHV; encoded by the coding sequence ATGCCGGAGTTGCTCGGGCGCGCGACGGGGGCGGAGCCGCGACTGGTCGAGACCGATGCGGGCGCCCTGCGCGGGGTCCGCCGGAGCGGGGTGCGCAGCTGGCGGGGCATCCCGTACGGCGATTCGACGGCCGGTGAGCATCGATTCCGCGCGCCGCGACCGGCACCGGGGTGGGACGGCGTGCGCGACGCGATCGAGTTCGGACCCGTTGCGCCGCAGAACCGTCGCGGGCAGTTCATCGGCGCGCACCCGGGCCTCGCGCGCAGCGAGGACTGCCTCAGCCTCAACGTCATCGCGCCCGACGAGCCCGTCGAGGGTCGCCCGGTCATGGTGTTCATCCACGGCGGCGCGTACAGCGTGGGATCGTCGGGCGAGTACCCCCGGCAGGGCGAGCTGCTCGTGCGGCGGCACGGCGTCGTCTACGTGAGCCTCAACTACCGGCTCGGCGCGCTCGGCTGGCTCGACTTCCGCCGGTACGCGACGGAGCGGCATCCGCTCGAGTGCAACCTCGGCCTGCGCGACCAGGTGCTCGCGCTCGAATGGGTGCGGCGCAACATCGGGGCCTTCGGCGGCGACCCCGGCAACGTGACGCTGTTCGGCGAGTCGTCGGGCGGGAACTCGGTGACGACGCTGATGACCGTCCCGGCGACCGAGGGGCTCTTCGCCCGGGCGATCGCGCAGAGCGCGCCGTCCGCCGCCGTGTACACGGCCGCCGTCGCCGCCCGCGTCGCCGACGAGTACGTGCGGATGCTCGGCGGCATGGTGGGTCACGACGACCTCGCCGACTCGGCCGAAGGCGCGTCGCTCCTGCTCCGCACGGCCGACGCGACGGTGCTCGCCGAGGCGACGACGGCGCTCTCCCTGCGGACGCCCGACGAGCGGCCCGGCACCCTCAGCCTCGCGCCCGTCATCGACGGCGAGTTCCTCCCCGAGCGTCCGCTCGACGCGTTCCGCGACGGCGGCGCCCACCGGATCCCGCTCATCATCGGCACGAACGACCGGGAGGGATCCCTGTTCCAGGGCCGCATCGGCATCCTGCCCACGACGAAGCCGCGCATCCGCGCGATCTTCGCGAACACGCGCAAGAAGGCGCGCAAGGCGATCAAGCGGCAGTACCCGGGGCTGCCCGACCCGCGTCCGGCCGCCGACTTCGGCGGGGACATCACGTTCTGGTTCCCGACCGTGAAGGTGGGCGAGCGGCACTCGCGCTACGCCCCGGTGTACTTCTACCGGTTCGACGCCGCGCCCCGCATCGCACGGCTCATCGGCCTCGACGCGACGCACGGCCTCGACCTCTTCGCGCTGTTCGAGAAGTTCGATACCTGGACCGGAGTCGGGCTCACGCTGCTCGGCGGTCGCCGCATGTTCCGCGAGGTCGGGCGGCGGATGCAGCGGCACTGGACGGCGTTCGCGGCATCCGGTGCACCCGAGCCCACGTGGCCCCGGTACGACGAGGCCGCTCGACGCACGCTCGTGTTCGACCGCGTCGACCGGGTCGAGTCGGATCCGCGACGCGCGAAGCGGCTCGCGTGGCAGGCGTTCGTGCCGCACGTGTGA
- a CDS encoding zinc-dependent alcohol dehydrogenase family protein: MLATLIHAPRDIRVETVPDPVLSTGGDAIVKVVASCVCGSDLWPYRGVTPTREPHRIGHEFVGVVEAIGDRVERIRVGDFVIAPFYVCDNTCINCRNGFSTSCLHGGWWGSDDRLGGFADGGQGERIRVPLADGTLVPVREEITDDLVPGLLTLSDVMGTGHHAAVSAGVAPGDSVAVVGDGAVGLCAIIAARRLGATTIIAMSRHPDRQALAREFGATHIVAERGDVGITAVRELTHGIGADRALECVGTKESMDQALRSARPGGMVGFVGVPNGGPELPLRRMFDTNVGVRGGVAPVRGYIDELLPDVLSGAIQPGRVFDLELPLRDAAAAYAAMDERRAIKVLLRP, from the coding sequence ATGCTCGCCACGCTCATCCACGCACCCCGCGACATCCGCGTCGAGACCGTGCCCGACCCCGTGCTCTCGACCGGCGGCGACGCGATCGTGAAGGTCGTCGCCTCGTGCGTGTGCGGCTCCGACCTCTGGCCGTACCGGGGCGTCACCCCCACTCGCGAGCCGCACCGCATCGGCCACGAGTTCGTCGGCGTCGTCGAGGCCATCGGCGACCGCGTCGAGCGCATCCGGGTCGGCGACTTCGTGATCGCGCCGTTCTACGTGTGCGACAACACGTGCATCAACTGCCGCAACGGCTTCTCGACGTCGTGCCTGCACGGCGGATGGTGGGGGAGCGACGACCGTCTCGGCGGCTTCGCCGACGGCGGCCAAGGCGAGCGGATCCGGGTGCCGCTCGCCGACGGCACGCTCGTGCCGGTGCGCGAGGAGATCACCGACGACCTGGTGCCGGGGCTGCTCACGCTCTCCGACGTCATGGGCACCGGCCACCACGCGGCGGTCTCCGCGGGGGTCGCGCCGGGCGACTCCGTCGCGGTGGTCGGCGACGGGGCCGTCGGGCTCTGCGCGATCATCGCGGCGCGCCGGCTCGGGGCGACGACGATCATCGCGATGTCGCGGCATCCCGACCGCCAGGCCCTCGCCCGCGAGTTCGGCGCGACCCACATCGTGGCGGAGCGCGGCGACGTCGGGATCACCGCGGTCCGGGAGCTCACGCACGGCATCGGCGCCGACCGGGCCCTCGAGTGCGTGGGCACGAAGGAGTCGATGGACCAGGCGCTGCGCTCGGCGCGGCCCGGCGGCATGGTCGGGTTCGTCGGCGTGCCGAACGGCGGTCCCGAACTTCCGCTGCGGCGGATGTTCGACACCAACGTCGGCGTCCGCGGCGGCGTCGCGCCGGTGCGCGGCTACATCGACGAGCTGCTGCCCGACGTGCTGTCGGGCGCGATCCAGCCGGGGAGGGTGTTCGACCTCGAACTCCCGCTCCGCGATGCCGCAGCGGCGTACGCCGCCATGGACGAGCGCCGCGCGATCAAGGTGCTGCTGCGGCCATGA
- a CDS encoding threonine aldolase family protein, whose translation MTDQLHDPGFRGFASDNYSGVHPEVLDAIAAANGGHQIAYGEDQYTERLQAVFAGHFGEGVEVFPVFNGTGANVTGLQSMLPRWGAVVSASTAHINSDEGGAPERVGGIKLLTVPTPDGKLTPELIDREAWGWGDEHRAQPLVASITQTTELGTAYTAEEIRAIADHVHERGMRLHLDGARLSNAAASLGLPLRAFTRDAGVDVLSFGGTKNGALGAEAIVVLNPEASEGLKYLRKLNMQLASKMRFVSAQLVALLEGDLWIRSASHANAMARRLRDALDAGIASGDLPGLGFTQETQSNGVFATLPAGVADRLRDRGFKFYDWDASRNEVRWMCSFDTSEADIDDFVTGIREELHAAA comes from the coding sequence GTGACCGACCAGCTCCACGACCCAGGCTTCCGCGGCTTCGCCTCCGACAACTACTCCGGCGTGCACCCCGAGGTGCTCGACGCGATCGCCGCCGCGAACGGCGGGCACCAGATCGCCTACGGCGAGGACCAGTACACTGAGCGCCTGCAGGCGGTGTTCGCGGGCCACTTCGGCGAGGGCGTCGAGGTGTTCCCCGTGTTCAACGGCACGGGTGCCAACGTGACGGGCCTGCAGTCGATGCTGCCCCGCTGGGGCGCGGTCGTCTCGGCGTCGACGGCGCACATCAACTCCGACGAGGGCGGCGCGCCCGAGCGCGTCGGCGGCATCAAGCTCCTCACCGTGCCGACGCCTGACGGCAAGCTCACGCCCGAGCTCATCGACCGCGAGGCGTGGGGGTGGGGCGACGAGCACCGCGCGCAGCCGCTCGTCGCGTCGATCACGCAGACGACCGAGCTCGGCACGGCGTACACCGCCGAGGAGATCCGGGCGATCGCCGATCACGTGCACGAGCGGGGCATGCGCCTGCACCTCGACGGCGCCCGGCTCTCGAACGCGGCCGCGTCGCTCGGGCTGCCGCTCCGCGCCTTCACGCGCGACGCCGGGGTCGACGTGCTGAGCTTCGGCGGCACCAAGAACGGCGCGCTCGGAGCCGAGGCCATCGTCGTGCTGAACCCCGAGGCATCCGAGGGCCTGAAGTACCTGCGCAAGCTCAACATGCAGCTCGCCTCGAAGATGCGGTTCGTCTCGGCGCAGCTCGTGGCGCTCCTCGAGGGCGACCTGTGGATCCGCAGCGCGTCGCACGCGAACGCGATGGCCCGACGGCTGCGCGACGCGCTCGACGCCGGCATCGCCTCTGGCGACCTGCCCGGCCTCGGCTTCACGCAGGAGACCCAGTCGAACGGCGTGTTCGCCACCCTTCCGGCGGGGGTCGCCGACCGGCTGCGCGACCGCGGCTTCAAGTTCTACGACTGGGACGCCTCACGCAACGAGGTGCGCTGGATGTGCTCGTTCGACACGAGCGAGGCCGACATCGACGACTTCGTCACCGGCATCCGCGAGGAGCTGCACGCCGCCGCCTGA